One segment of Leptospirillum ferrooxidans C2-3 DNA contains the following:
- a CDS encoding response regulator, giving the protein MSGIEDMGRPAEFLLVEDNPGDVRLTKEALRDSKVRNHLNVLGDGFAAMDFLQRKPPYENAPRPDIILLDLNLPKMDGREVLSRIKADPDLRRIPVVVITSSEAEQDILKTYDLHVNCYVTKPVDLDQFIKVVQSIETFWLTIVKLPSPDILEQ; this is encoded by the coding sequence ATGAGCGGTATTGAGGACATGGGGCGCCCGGCCGAGTTTCTGCTGGTGGAAGACAATCCCGGTGATGTGAGGCTGACCAAGGAGGCACTGAGGGACAGCAAGGTCAGGAACCATCTCAATGTTCTGGGAGATGGTTTCGCTGCCATGGATTTTCTTCAGAGAAAGCCGCCCTACGAGAATGCTCCGAGGCCGGATATTATCCTTCTGGACCTGAATCTTCCGAAGATGGATGGCAGGGAGGTGCTTTCGCGAATCAAGGCCGATCCCGACCTGAGGAGAATTCCGGTAGTGGTGATCACCTCTTCGGAAGCAGAGCAGGATATCCTCAAAACCTATGATCTTCATGTGAACTGTTATGTGACCAAGCCGGTGGACCTTGACCAGTTCATCAAGGTTGTCCAGTCCATCGAAACATTCTGGCTGACCATCGTCAAACTTCCCAGCCCCGATATCCTGGAACAGTAA
- a CDS encoding putative bifunctional diguanylate cyclase/phosphodiesterase encodes MFDRSLRVLVVEDNPGDVLLVQEMLHAISEDRISLFSANRVSRVGTLLSEMAVDAILLDLGLPDSNGLETLRTIHDVCGETPIVVLSSQDDEQLAVTALQVGAQDFLVKGTFNGHILTRSIFYAIKRKEMDSKLFYMAYHDSLTGLSNRKHFHEHLEHSIEWCERGEQKFAVIFLDLDNFKKINDTFGHLAGDLLLQQVSERIRNVVRKIDVVARMGGDEFAIILNNLKTFSYVSHVARKIRKHICRPYKIESTLLEMDFSMGISLYPLDGLNESELIRKADRAMYQAKESGAKRFRFYNHEMDERESARQTLRADFQNAIKNHELCLHFQPIINLRTHAINSLEALVRWNHPQKGLLSPGEFLNDIMGTELIVSLGETVFELVFSCLSKWKDQGILIPVSVNVDLLQIKQPDFHQKFVRLLHRYPDIPPHLLEIEILETTSAEDVPNLREVLDGLHELGIRLSIDDFGTGYSSLSYLKHIPFDTLKIDQSFVIGMLENRENLAIIESISSLAKIFGRNVVAEGMEQMSYSPMLMAMGCDLAQGYAISRPLPPERFLEWRQRWINKDHSEGVSPFLPLSELSILLTQISHLSWIQRIISLADKSDHSPLTPFEKEEFGSSPVEDWYNHEGISLYGEIPTFQSLSDVHRESLDLVREVFRRIIEKNKGATQYYSRLLLFQKDSLLSLYGALQKDVLFRSMMRVNPGKA; translated from the coding sequence ATGTTTGACCGGTCGCTCAGGGTTCTTGTTGTTGAGGATAATCCGGGAGATGTTCTTCTGGTGCAGGAGATGCTTCATGCCATCAGTGAAGACAGGATCTCGCTTTTTTCAGCAAACCGGGTCTCCCGTGTAGGAACTCTTCTATCAGAAATGGCTGTTGATGCGATTTTGCTGGATCTGGGGCTTCCGGACAGCAATGGCCTTGAAACGCTCAGAACCATCCATGATGTTTGTGGGGAAACCCCGATTGTGGTCCTTTCCTCCCAGGACGATGAACAGCTTGCTGTAACGGCTCTCCAGGTCGGAGCGCAGGATTTTCTCGTCAAGGGAACTTTTAATGGCCATATTTTGACCAGGTCGATCTTCTATGCCATCAAGAGAAAAGAGATGGATTCGAAGCTTTTTTATATGGCCTATCATGATTCCCTGACCGGGTTATCGAATCGGAAGCATTTTCATGAACATCTGGAACACTCGATTGAGTGGTGCGAGCGGGGCGAGCAAAAATTTGCCGTCATTTTTCTGGATCTGGACAATTTCAAGAAAATCAACGACACGTTCGGCCATTTGGCCGGAGATCTCCTGCTCCAGCAGGTTTCGGAGCGCATCCGGAATGTTGTGCGGAAGATCGATGTTGTTGCCCGTATGGGTGGGGATGAGTTTGCCATTATTCTCAATAATCTCAAGACCTTCAGCTATGTCTCCCATGTGGCCAGAAAGATCAGGAAGCATATCTGCCGTCCCTATAAGATTGAATCGACACTCCTTGAAATGGATTTCTCCATGGGGATCAGCCTTTACCCTCTCGACGGCCTGAATGAGTCGGAGCTGATCCGGAAGGCGGATCGGGCGATGTATCAGGCCAAGGAGTCGGGGGCAAAGAGATTCCGTTTCTATAACCACGAGATGGACGAGCGTGAATCAGCGAGACAGACCTTGCGGGCCGATTTTCAAAACGCGATCAAGAATCATGAGCTTTGCCTTCACTTCCAGCCGATCATCAATCTCCGGACCCATGCCATCAATTCTCTGGAGGCGCTTGTCCGCTGGAACCATCCCCAGAAAGGGCTCTTGTCTCCGGGGGAGTTCCTGAATGATATTATGGGAACGGAGCTGATCGTTTCTCTTGGCGAAACCGTTTTCGAGTTGGTTTTTTCCTGTCTTTCAAAATGGAAAGACCAGGGAATCCTGATTCCCGTGAGTGTCAATGTCGATCTTCTCCAGATCAAGCAGCCGGACTTCCACCAGAAGTTCGTCCGCTTATTGCATCGATATCCGGATATTCCTCCCCATCTTCTTGAGATCGAGATTCTGGAGACAACCTCCGCGGAGGACGTTCCCAATCTCCGGGAGGTTCTCGATGGACTCCATGAACTGGGAATCAGGCTCTCCATCGATGATTTTGGAACGGGGTACTCATCCCTTTCCTATCTGAAACATATTCCTTTTGATACATTGAAAATCGACCAGAGCTTTGTGATCGGCATGCTTGAGAACAGGGAAAACCTTGCCATTATCGAAAGCATTTCCAGTCTGGCTAAAATCTTCGGTCGCAATGTGGTGGCAGAGGGGATGGAACAGATGTCCTACAGTCCGATGCTGATGGCGATGGGATGCGATCTGGCCCAGGGTTATGCCATCTCAAGACCGCTACCCCCTGAGCGTTTTCTGGAATGGAGACAGCGTTGGATCAATAAGGACCATTCCGAAGGTGTTTCTCCCTTCTTGCCCCTTTCGGAGTTATCCATATTACTGACGCAGATTTCTCATCTGTCCTGGATCCAGCGGATCATCTCCCTTGCGGATAAGTCGGATCATTCTCCTTTGACTCCATTTGAGAAAGAGGAATTTGGGAGTTCACCCGTTGAAGATTGGTACAACCATGAGGGGATTTCCCTTTATGGTGAAATTCCAACCTTCCAAAGCCTCTCTGATGTCCACAGGGAATCCCTCGATCTTGTCCGTGAAGTTTTCAGGAGAATCATCGAGAAGAACAAAGGTGCCACCCAATATTATTCCCGCCTTCTCCTTTTTCAGAAAGACTCACTTCTTTCTCTCTACGGAGCCCTTCAAAAAGATGTTCTCTTCCGCTCAATGATGAGGGTAAATCCCGGAAAAGCCTGA
- a CDS encoding ArsR/SmtB family transcription factor translates to MRVDDDKQTTAKIQPSKASKGARCLRVLGHPARLLVIAVLSEGPRSVNDLAGLVGVSQSNLSQHLSLLKDKGVIDSVRDGHQVFYRIVNPKVMEFMRLMEELFCHE, encoded by the coding sequence ATGAGAGTTGATGACGATAAACAGACGACCGCTAAAATTCAACCATCCAAAGCCTCCAAAGGGGCGAGGTGCCTCAGGGTCCTTGGCCATCCCGCGCGCCTGTTGGTGATTGCTGTCCTGTCCGAAGGTCCCAGGAGTGTCAATGATCTTGCCGGACTTGTAGGGGTGAGCCAGTCCAATCTTTCCCAACATCTGTCGTTATTGAAAGACAAGGGGGTCATTGATTCTGTGAGGGATGGACATCAGGTTTTTTACCGGATTGTGAATCCCAAGGTCATGGAGTTCATGCGTCTGATGGAGGAGCTGTTTTGCCATGAATAA
- a CDS encoding TolC family protein: MNNEIRSVPKISIPMISFRILIAGLILGMIGQVSCAGALTLSEAVSRALSKNPALLESSLSGEIMHARKVQAMGAWLPAMSVSESAISTTNPLNAFGLLLNEGVVQAGQLSNVNELNNPSVTQAFGFAAVVSETVFQGGKRYFTYQATTKGEQQAGLELRRAREKLISDVTKAYFNVVIAEKKVRVIDRERAAVQSSLSRATESFGEGGIDKTMFDEAKLKSQSVALSYFRAKKAVEISKMKLARLMGVSSGDLEGSLARERFSLPPGGIQWARSVVERYSSSNSQLVSGQALLHRPDYQASVMGVKSESSLLSAAHSGFWPALSAQGIFNEYAQGINTWGKQDYTVMGTLSWSILNGLSDKEESERSHARLRQALYSRQDLKSKIAYEVAKARSDAKVLESTLEFDQQKVNIRSEEEQVEKDRVSQGIDPPLMLLEADVRLADARLVYLSDKVALMDSGVDLLLATGDLDERGMVPGAMEVSGK, encoded by the coding sequence ATGAATAATGAAATCCGGTCTGTTCCGAAGATCTCGATCCCCATGATCTCTTTCCGAATCTTGATCGCAGGTTTGATCCTGGGGATGATCGGACAGGTTTCCTGTGCAGGGGCATTGACCTTGTCAGAGGCCGTTTCCCGGGCACTTTCCAAAAATCCGGCTCTTCTTGAGTCCAGCCTTTCAGGCGAGATCATGCATGCCAGAAAGGTTCAGGCAATGGGCGCCTGGCTCCCGGCCATGTCCGTGAGCGAGTCGGCCATCAGCACGACCAATCCCCTGAATGCGTTTGGCCTTTTGTTAAATGAAGGAGTCGTCCAGGCCGGTCAGCTGTCAAATGTCAATGAGCTGAACAATCCCTCTGTGACCCAGGCATTTGGATTCGCGGCTGTTGTGTCGGAGACCGTTTTTCAGGGGGGGAAGAGATATTTTACTTACCAGGCGACAACAAAAGGGGAGCAGCAGGCTGGTCTTGAGCTGAGAAGGGCCAGGGAAAAGCTGATTTCTGATGTGACGAAGGCCTATTTCAATGTGGTGATTGCAGAGAAGAAAGTTCGGGTCATCGATCGTGAGCGTGCTGCGGTCCAATCCTCCCTTTCCCGGGCGACAGAGTCCTTCGGGGAAGGGGGAATCGACAAGACCATGTTCGACGAGGCAAAGCTTAAGTCACAGTCGGTTGCACTGTCCTATTTCAGGGCAAAAAAAGCGGTCGAGATCAGCAAGATGAAGCTTGCCAGGCTGATGGGTGTTTCATCCGGAGATCTTGAGGGTTCATTGGCAAGGGAACGTTTCAGTCTCCCCCCAGGCGGAATTCAATGGGCTCGTTCGGTCGTTGAGCGATATTCGTCGTCCAACTCTCAGCTGGTTTCAGGGCAAGCCCTTTTGCATCGCCCTGATTACCAGGCCAGCGTGATGGGTGTCAAGAGTGAGTCGAGTCTTCTCTCCGCCGCGCATTCGGGATTCTGGCCGGCTTTGTCCGCCCAGGGGATCTTTAACGAATACGCCCAGGGGATCAATACATGGGGCAAGCAGGATTATACGGTTATGGGGACGCTCAGCTGGTCTATCCTGAACGGACTTTCCGACAAGGAGGAAAGCGAAAGATCCCATGCGAGGCTTCGTCAGGCTCTCTATTCCAGACAGGATTTGAAGTCGAAAATCGCTTATGAGGTGGCGAAAGCCCGGAGCGATGCGAAGGTCCTTGAATCGACACTTGAGTTTGACCAGCAGAAGGTCAATATCCGTTCTGAAGAGGAGCAGGTGGAAAAGGATAGGGTTTCCCAGGGAATTGATCCGCCGCTGATGCTGCTTGAGGCGGATGTCCGCCTGGCGGATGCAAGACTGGTTTACCTTTCTGACAAGGTGGCATTGATGGATTCTGGAGTCGACCTTCTCTTGGCAACAGGAGATCTTGACGAGAGGGGAATGGTTCCAGGTGCGATGGAGGTTTCCGGGAAATGA
- a CDS encoding efflux RND transporter periplasmic adaptor subunit: MSPAGYVGMAILLLGTSCHEASKTSGQKSLPAVNVRVFDVSPGESLHLSRVSGVVEGERDARINSRVQGRVETVRVRTGQMVHKGDLLMKLSGRAAYDRLEASRARYENAHGRFQRMDALYQKKEASRQEWDAAKAEDLMSLADYSAARNEVSLTSITAPFSGRVALKNVRVGDVVSPGLLLAEVLREGDLRVSANIPEYLANEISPGMKLSFRVRKNGVETDLPAKVRSISPRSDPATHTVFVKASLGRVPGLRPGSYGALLLPSGKETSPLVPRSAVIDRDGLREVFVVRNGVAGLRFVRIGHLKKSSASGAPLVEVLSGLNSGEKVVVSHDGELFNQTPVHVLGED, from the coding sequence ATGTCACCCGCCGGTTATGTCGGGATGGCGATCTTGCTTTTGGGGACATCCTGTCATGAAGCTTCCAAGACTTCAGGTCAGAAATCCCTTCCTGCAGTCAATGTCAGGGTGTTTGACGTCAGTCCGGGAGAAAGTCTGCACCTTTCCAGAGTTTCCGGAGTGGTTGAAGGCGAGCGTGATGCCAGGATCAATAGCAGGGTTCAGGGAAGGGTCGAGACTGTCCGGGTCAGGACCGGGCAGATGGTCCACAAGGGCGATCTTCTTATGAAACTTTCCGGAAGGGCCGCTTACGACAGGCTCGAGGCATCGAGAGCCCGGTATGAAAACGCTCATGGACGATTCCAGAGAATGGACGCCCTCTATCAGAAAAAGGAAGCGTCGAGGCAGGAATGGGATGCGGCCAAGGCGGAGGATCTGATGTCTTTGGCGGATTACTCTGCAGCCAGGAATGAGGTTTCCCTGACGAGCATCACTGCCCCCTTTTCCGGGAGGGTGGCCCTCAAGAATGTTCGTGTAGGCGATGTTGTGAGCCCGGGATTACTTCTTGCGGAAGTTCTCCGGGAGGGAGATCTTCGGGTGTCCGCCAATATCCCTGAATATCTGGCGAATGAAATCTCTCCCGGGATGAAACTGTCTTTCAGAGTCCGGAAAAATGGCGTTGAGACCGATTTGCCCGCGAAGGTGAGATCGATCTCTCCCCGTTCTGATCCCGCCACCCACACCGTTTTTGTCAAAGCCTCCCTCGGTCGTGTTCCCGGTCTCAGGCCAGGTTCCTATGGGGCGCTTCTCTTGCCTTCCGGAAAAGAGACGAGCCCTCTTGTTCCCCGGAGTGCCGTGATCGACCGAGATGGCTTGCGTGAGGTTTTTGTCGTCCGGAACGGTGTGGCGGGGCTTCGTTTCGTCAGGATCGGACATTTGAAAAAGAGCTCTGCTTCGGGTGCTCCCCTGGTCGAAGTTCTTTCCGGACTGAATTCCGGAGAGAAGGTGGTTGTATCCCATGATGGAGAGCTGTTTAATCAAACACCTGTCCATGTTTTGGGAGAAGACTGA
- a CDS encoding efflux RND transporter permease subunit, producing the protein MTGEKHGPGFAGWLSRTFIDSPLTPILILISLALGGLAVLKTPREEDPQIKVPMMDLFVSDPGMSATEMSRHIVAPLERHLSRIKGVKAVYSQSESGTAVVTVRFHVGEPMGKSLVKIYSEVMKSRGYLPRDAGPVLVKPMDINDVPVMAVTLYSKTESDAVLHRLSEEVATSFKRIPGTGQVTVIGGRRRTVRVVLSPSDLTAHHLTAMDVSAAIWRSNRSIDLGSFDRNNISYQVALSGTLTRVSQVRNLVVSVQHGKSIRLFQVAKVTDGPGPLESYVWIGHPATSPLSGDETAVTVAVAKKKGINAVVVANQILQKMKDLSARKIPSDVQWTVTRNYGHTANEKADDLLLHLVVATVAVILLVALGLSLRESGVVAVAIPVTLALTLFGSMVIGYTVNRVTLFALIFSIGILVDDAIVVVENINRHFHFLGGKRDRDTLLERAVVAVGEVGNPTILATFTVIGALFPMAFVSGLMGPYMRPIPVNASLAMTGSLLVALTVVPFLALRMVPPAGHVNKIMGKVDAGIRHLYRSIMLPLLNSRLRQNLFFASVLLLTVGVMAFFDTRTLLLKMLPFDNKSELDVVIDMPAGTTLESTARTAMALERVILKDPSVRSDQAYVGLAAPFDFNGLVRHYYLRRGKRVAEIHINLLPREKRSLQSHRIAEEMERKLAPVAHSFGARIKMVEVPPGPPVMAPIVAEVTGPDQKSISDYAKKVRDVFQHAEGVIDVDSTLPDPQVRYRIRVDQEKAALSGVSTEQIEKALTLGLHGETGELHTTSGKGYVPIVLDVSRKDRSSIKDLDSIMVRSNNGRLLPLGTLIDVSEEGAPAVLYRKNLRPVVYVTGNTIGSNRSPVYAAVDLSRKLPPSELSGHPEAVRQYFWGYPSSNDKISVRWGGEWHVTYVTFRDMGIAFIAAIVVIYLLIVIQFKSYVTPLIIMSPIPLALIGVIPGHVLLGSNFTATSMIGFIALGGIMVRNSILLVDFLHTKKAEGVELKQAVLEAGAVRTRPILLTALALVAGSFVILSDPIFRGMAIALLAGSMVSTILTLVLVPLLVARVEGKRWPDGRQMVSGN; encoded by the coding sequence ATGACCGGCGAAAAACATGGTCCGGGATTCGCGGGATGGCTTTCCAGAACGTTCATTGATTCCCCCCTGACACCGATCCTGATTCTCATCTCCCTTGCCCTTGGTGGGTTGGCCGTTTTGAAAACGCCAAGGGAGGAGGACCCGCAGATCAAGGTTCCCATGATGGATCTTTTTGTTTCTGATCCGGGAATGTCCGCAACGGAGATGTCCCGCCATATTGTGGCTCCCCTGGAGCGACATCTTTCCAGGATCAAGGGGGTCAAGGCGGTTTATTCACAATCTGAAAGTGGGACGGCTGTGGTGACGGTCCGCTTTCATGTGGGTGAGCCCATGGGAAAGAGCCTCGTCAAGATTTACAGCGAGGTCATGAAGAGCCGCGGCTACCTTCCCCGGGACGCTGGTCCGGTTCTCGTCAAGCCAATGGACATCAATGACGTTCCTGTAATGGCTGTGACGCTGTATTCAAAAACCGAGTCGGATGCGGTCCTTCATCGTCTATCGGAAGAGGTTGCGACAAGCTTCAAGAGGATTCCCGGGACGGGACAGGTGACGGTCATCGGAGGCAGAAGGCGAACGGTCCGTGTGGTATTGAGTCCATCGGATCTTACGGCCCATCATCTGACGGCGATGGATGTTTCCGCTGCGATCTGGCGATCGAACAGAAGTATTGATCTCGGAAGTTTCGATCGGAACAATATTTCTTATCAGGTGGCGCTTTCCGGAACATTGACCCGGGTTTCCCAGGTCCGGAACCTGGTGGTTTCCGTGCAACATGGGAAAAGCATACGTTTGTTTCAGGTTGCAAAAGTCACGGATGGTCCGGGGCCCCTTGAGAGTTATGTATGGATCGGCCATCCGGCCACATCTCCTTTATCGGGGGATGAAACGGCGGTCACTGTGGCTGTCGCAAAGAAAAAAGGGATCAATGCCGTTGTTGTCGCCAACCAAATCCTTCAGAAGATGAAAGATCTTTCGGCGAGAAAGATTCCTTCTGATGTCCAATGGACGGTGACCAGAAATTATGGCCATACGGCCAATGAAAAGGCCGATGATCTTTTATTGCATCTCGTTGTTGCCACTGTTGCCGTGATCCTGCTTGTTGCGCTTGGTCTTTCACTGAGGGAGTCCGGAGTGGTGGCTGTCGCGATTCCGGTAACACTTGCCCTCACGTTATTCGGATCCATGGTGATTGGCTATACCGTCAACAGGGTCACGCTTTTTGCCCTGATCTTCTCCATCGGTATTCTGGTGGATGATGCGATTGTGGTAGTGGAAAATATCAACCGGCATTTTCATTTTCTGGGAGGCAAACGAGACAGGGATACCCTTCTTGAACGCGCCGTTGTCGCCGTGGGTGAAGTCGGGAACCCGACGATCCTGGCAACCTTTACCGTTATTGGAGCACTGTTTCCCATGGCATTCGTCAGCGGGCTGATGGGGCCTTACATGCGCCCCATTCCGGTCAATGCCTCATTGGCGATGACAGGTTCCCTCCTGGTGGCCCTGACGGTGGTTCCCTTTCTTGCGCTAAGAATGGTTCCGCCCGCTGGCCATGTCAACAAGATCATGGGAAAGGTGGATGCGGGAATCCGTCACCTTTACAGGTCGATCATGCTCCCTCTGCTGAACTCCCGACTTCGGCAGAATCTGTTTTTTGCCTCAGTTCTGCTTCTGACGGTTGGTGTCATGGCCTTTTTTGATACACGCACCCTTTTGTTGAAGATGCTTCCTTTTGACAATAAAAGTGAACTGGATGTTGTCATCGATATGCCTGCGGGAACAACTCTTGAGTCCACCGCCAGAACCGCCATGGCTCTGGAACGGGTGATCCTGAAGGATCCTTCTGTCCGTTCCGATCAGGCCTATGTCGGACTTGCTGCTCCGTTCGACTTCAATGGACTCGTCAGACACTATTATTTGCGGAGAGGGAAAAGGGTCGCCGAAATCCATATCAATCTTCTCCCGAGGGAAAAACGATCGCTTCAAAGCCATCGGATTGCCGAAGAGATGGAGCGCAAGCTAGCTCCCGTGGCGCATTCCTTTGGCGCAAGGATCAAAATGGTCGAGGTGCCCCCGGGACCTCCGGTCATGGCTCCGATCGTTGCGGAGGTCACCGGCCCGGATCAGAAAAGCATCAGTGACTATGCCAAAAAGGTTCGGGATGTCTTTCAGCATGCCGAAGGGGTGATTGATGTCGATTCAACCCTTCCGGACCCCCAGGTCCGCTACAGGATCCGCGTTGACCAGGAGAAGGCGGCTCTTTCGGGCGTTTCAACGGAGCAGATTGAAAAAGCATTGACTCTTGGATTGCATGGCGAGACAGGGGAGCTTCATACGACATCCGGGAAGGGGTATGTTCCGATTGTCCTGGATGTTTCAAGGAAGGACCGCTCTTCCATCAAGGATCTGGACTCGATCATGGTCCGATCCAATAATGGAAGACTCCTCCCCCTGGGGACACTGATTGATGTTTCCGAAGAAGGCGCGCCCGCCGTTCTGTACCGCAAGAATCTTCGTCCTGTGGTCTATGTGACGGGAAATACGATCGGCTCCAACCGGAGCCCTGTCTATGCGGCGGTGGATCTTTCAAGAAAACTCCCCCCGTCGGAGCTTTCCGGACATCCCGAAGCTGTTCGGCAATATTTTTGGGGATATCCGTCTTCCAACGACAAGATTTCGGTGCGGTGGGGTGGAGAGTGGCATGTCACCTATGTCACCTTCAGGGATATGGGAATCGCCTTTATTGCCGCCATCGTGGTCATTTATCTCCTGATCGTGATCCAGTTCAAAAGCTATGTGACTCCCCTGATCATCATGTCTCCGATTCCTCTGGCGCTCATAGGGGTGATTCCGGGCCATGTCCTTCTGGGATCGAACTTTACGGCGACATCGATGATCGGGTTTATCGCCCTTGGCGGAATCATGGTTCGAAACTCCATTCTTCTTGTGGATTTCCTGCACACGAAAAAAGCGGAGGGAGTCGAGCTGAAACAAGCGGTTCTGGAAGCGGGTGCCGTTCGGACAAGGCCTATTTTGCTGACAGCATTGGCTCTTGTTGCTGGATCCTTTGTCATCCTCTCGGATCCGATTTTCCGCGGTATGGCGATTGCGCTTCTGGCGGGTTCGATGGTTTCGACGATTCTCACCCTTGTTCTTGTTCCCCTCCTGGTTGCCCGGGTGGAGGGGAAACGCTGGCCGGATGGCCGGCAGATGGTTTCCGGGAACTGA
- a CDS encoding YgaP family membrane protein yields MSMERMIRALAGSMILISLLLSVYVSREWLWLTAFVGANLLQSSITRWCLAESILRKILRRPAEGEKNCC; encoded by the coding sequence ATGTCGATGGAAAGAATGATCCGCGCGTTGGCCGGATCGATGATATTGATCAGTCTGCTTTTGTCCGTCTATGTTTCAAGGGAGTGGTTATGGCTGACAGCCTTTGTGGGTGCCAATCTCCTTCAGTCTTCAATCACCAGGTGGTGTCTTGCGGAGTCTATCTTGAGAAAGATTCTGCGAAGGCCGGCGGAAGGGGAAAAGAACTGCTGTTGA
- a CDS encoding zinc-dependent alcohol dehydrogenase family protein — MKAMVLSKTGPVAPDSLVLRDLPVPSPGKGEVLIRVRSCGVCRTDLHVVEGDLPGVSPGTIPGHEIVGEIAALGEGVTGWALGDPVGMAWLYRSCGTCRFCLSGRENLCLSPIFTGYDRPGGFAEYVVGDGRFVYHLNFTDPSVFAPLLCAGIIGYRAFSRLALLRGQHLGLYGFGASAHLVLQMAKFLGMRVSVISRGEGHQALAREMGADFVGPSGTHPEEPLDGAILFAPAGEIVPDIMLDLDRGGKLLIAGIHLSNIPSLVYQDQLFLEKSLGSVTANTREDGQGLLKMAKAFGITPKVRVYSLEEATSALMDLKNDRIRGACVLKVS; from the coding sequence ATGAAAGCGATGGTTCTGTCGAAGACAGGACCGGTGGCTCCGGATTCCCTTGTCCTTCGGGATCTTCCGGTTCCTTCTCCGGGCAAGGGGGAGGTTCTGATCAGGGTTCGCTCCTGCGGGGTTTGCAGGACGGATCTTCATGTTGTGGAGGGGGATCTTCCGGGTGTCTCTCCCGGGACGATTCCCGGACATGAAATTGTGGGCGAGATTGCAGCTCTCGGAGAAGGCGTCACCGGATGGGCTCTGGGTGATCCTGTAGGGATGGCCTGGCTTTACCGGTCATGCGGAACCTGTCGTTTCTGTCTGTCGGGGAGGGAGAATTTGTGTTTGTCCCCGATCTTTACCGGTTATGACAGGCCCGGTGGATTTGCCGAGTACGTTGTGGGGGATGGACGGTTTGTCTATCACCTGAATTTCACGGATCCTTCGGTATTTGCTCCGCTTTTATGCGCAGGCATTATCGGTTACCGGGCTTTTTCAAGGCTTGCGCTCCTTCGCGGGCAACATCTCGGTCTTTACGGATTCGGGGCATCTGCCCACCTTGTTCTCCAGATGGCAAAGTTTTTAGGGATGAGAGTGTCTGTCATCAGCAGGGGAGAAGGTCATCAGGCCCTGGCTCGGGAGATGGGTGCCGATTTTGTCGGGCCGTCAGGGACTCATCCCGAAGAGCCTCTTGACGGAGCAATCCTGTTTGCTCCAGCGGGAGAGATTGTTCCGGATATCATGCTTGATCTTGATCGGGGAGGAAAGCTCCTGATCGCAGGGATCCATCTGTCGAATATTCCATCCCTTGTCTATCAGGACCAGCTCTTTCTGGAAAAGAGCCTCGGTTCGGTGACAGCCAATACGAGGGAGGACGGGCAGGGTCTCTTAAAAATGGCCAAGGCGTTTGGAATCACCCCGAAAGTCAGGGTTTATTCTCTGGAAGAGGCAACATCTGCCCTGATGGATCTCAAGAACGACCGGATCCGTGGAGCATGCGTGTTGAAGGTTTCCTGA
- a CDS encoding FlgO family outer membrane protein has translation MKMENYRLIPSKAVGSNLFVPFVFLLFLAISSCQTSPAEHFTPAIVAEGVSGETPVTVSKQLTSEIDAVLDGTLEKGKPQESVLVPKFVDNRGVARVLGRYLASRISEGLSTDPALNVIDSGKLRQKMHLEAITQGGQGSSSMVLIARELNADRIVLGRMTDLGQQIEISVRIMSVSDGKVLGQVSKLVKKNGSFLNLWDVGP, from the coding sequence ATGAAAATGGAAAACTATCGACTGATCCCCTCGAAAGCGGTGGGAAGTAATCTGTTTGTTCCGTTCGTTTTTCTTTTGTTTCTGGCGATTTCTTCTTGCCAAACCTCTCCTGCAGAACATTTTACCCCGGCAATTGTTGCAGAAGGCGTCTCCGGCGAGACTCCGGTGACAGTCTCCAAACAATTGACCTCCGAAATTGACGCTGTCCTTGACGGCACCCTTGAAAAAGGGAAGCCCCAGGAGAGTGTGCTCGTTCCCAAATTTGTGGATAACCGTGGTGTTGCGCGTGTTTTGGGGCGTTATCTGGCATCAAGGATCAGCGAAGGCTTGTCTACTGATCCCGCCTTGAACGTAATTGATTCCGGAAAACTCCGTCAAAAAATGCATCTGGAGGCGATCACTCAGGGAGGTCAAGGATCGTCTTCAATGGTGTTGATCGCAAGAGAGTTGAATGCAGACCGGATTGTTTTGGGGAGAATGACGGATCTCGGGCAGCAAATAGAGATTTCGGTCAGGATCATGTCCGTTTCGGACGGTAAGGTTCTCGGTCAGGTTTCAAAATTGGTGAAAAAAAACGGATCATTTCTGAACCTCTGGGATGTTGGTCCATGA